A genomic stretch from Armatimonadota bacterium includes:
- a CDS encoding branched-chain amino acid ABC transporter substrate-binding protein, translating into MNRPRVWGTVVLALLVALTSYAAAAPVRLGPVTDPIGVVRVARGQPIIIAYWLVIAGPNASLGVDSRRGIELAIADKRTVAGHPIRLIGEDSGCNAEGGVTAATKIAANRQVVAAVGSSCSSEAVPGAPILWRAGIVTVSPSNTAPRLTAPDRGPTYDGYLRTAHNDQVQGRVAAHFAYHALSSRRAATIHDGSPYAEGLANVFADVYRRLGGTITAQEAISPGDTDMRPVLTRIATGRPDVIYYPIFVAEGGHITRQAKEVSGLERTRLMAADGTFSPDFLRAAGPAARGMFLSSPDLSEEALGPRYTEFLRKHQQRYGERPLSAFHAHAYDAAMMIFAAIERVARKDAAGNTYIGRRALRDALFATRNFRGITGNLTCNQFGDCADPKIAVYEVVSADPAQWSPGTDPRKVWPRR; encoded by the coding sequence ATGAACAGACCGAGGGTTTGGGGCACGGTCGTTCTGGCGTTGCTGGTCGCCTTGACCTCGTACGCCGCAGCCGCTCCCGTGCGGCTCGGGCCGGTGACCGACCCGATCGGGGTCGTGCGGGTCGCGCGCGGACAGCCAATCATCATCGCCTACTGGTTGGTCATCGCAGGTCCGAACGCCAGTTTGGGGGTGGACAGCCGGCGCGGCATCGAGCTGGCTATCGCCGACAAGCGGACAGTCGCGGGGCACCCGATTCGGCTGATCGGTGAGGACTCGGGCTGCAATGCCGAGGGCGGGGTGACCGCGGCCACGAAGATCGCGGCCAACCGGCAGGTCGTCGCCGCCGTCGGTTCGAGTTGCTCCAGCGAGGCGGTCCCCGGGGCTCCCATCCTGTGGCGCGCCGGGATCGTGACGGTGTCCCCGTCCAACACCGCGCCGCGGCTGACCGCACCGGACCGCGGCCCCACCTACGACGGCTACCTTCGGACGGCGCACAACGACCAGGTACAGGGGCGTGTGGCAGCGCACTTCGCCTACCACGCGCTTTCCTCCCGCCGGGCGGCCACGATTCATGACGGCAGCCCGTACGCGGAGGGGCTGGCGAACGTGTTCGCCGACGTCTACCGGCGTCTGGGTGGCACGATCACGGCCCAGGAGGCGATCTCGCCCGGTGACACCGACATGCGGCCGGTGCTCACCCGGATCGCGACGGGGCGCCCGGACGTCATCTACTACCCGATCTTCGTGGCCGAGGGCGGGCACATCACCCGGCAGGCCAAGGAGGTGTCGGGTCTGGAGCGCACGCGGCTGATGGCTGCCGACGGGACGTTCTCTCCGGACTTCCTCCGGGCGGCCGGCCCGGCGGCCCGCGGCATGTTTCTGAGCAGCCCCGACCTCAGCGAGGAGGCGCTGGGCCCGCGCTACACCGAGTTCCTGCGCAAGCACCAGCAGCGCTACGGCGAGCGGCCTCTGTCGGCCTTCCACGCGCACGCCTACGACGCGGCGATGATGATCTTCGCCGCCATCGAGCGGGTGGCGCGCAAGGACGCCGCCGGGAATACCTACATCGGCCGGAGGGCGCTGCGTGACGCGCTGTTCGCGACGCGGAACTTCCGCGGGATCACCGGCAACCTGACGTGCAACCAGTTCGGTGACTGCGCGGACCCGAAGATCGCGGTGTACGAGGTGGTGTCGGCGGATCCGGCCCAGTGGAGCCCGGGGACGGATCCCCGGAAGGTGTGGCCGCGCCGGTAG
- a CDS encoding branched-chain amino acid ABC transporter permease, whose translation MQRTGILRLNFVDAFLWAFRIGVVAIVVWGTIGTLTTGRYTREQWADFAIFGLSQGGIYALIALGYTMVYGILRMINFAHGEVFMSGSYTAYFVAAPLAASGFLDRHPILGLLLILAVSVATSTSVAVLVERVAYRPLRRAPRLVPLITAIGASFFLQYAFRGLYGSGFRAYPEIGILRGEWAIGGITILKTQGVVIVSAAVMMAILYAIVMRTKVGKAMRAVSEDKEAAALMGINVDRIIVTTFAIGGAMAGVAGILYALVFKQVHFFMGFVPGIKAFTSAVLGGIGNIPGAMLGGMFLGVVESIGPALFLDGLGIVAPYQLKDVIAFTMLVMVLIFRPSGILGERLAGKRA comes from the coding sequence GTGCAGAGGACGGGGATCCTGCGGCTGAACTTCGTCGACGCCTTTTTGTGGGCGTTCCGAATCGGGGTCGTCGCGATCGTCGTGTGGGGCACCATCGGGACGCTGACGACCGGGCGCTACACCCGGGAGCAGTGGGCGGACTTCGCGATCTTCGGGCTGTCGCAGGGAGGCATCTACGCGCTAATCGCGCTGGGCTACACGATGGTGTACGGAATCCTGCGTATGATCAACTTCGCCCACGGCGAGGTGTTCATGAGCGGGTCGTACACCGCTTACTTCGTCGCCGCCCCGTTGGCGGCGTCCGGATTCCTGGACCGCCACCCGATCCTTGGACTGTTGCTCATCCTCGCGGTTTCGGTGGCGACGTCGACGAGCGTGGCCGTCCTCGTGGAGCGTGTGGCCTACCGTCCGCTGCGCCGAGCGCCACGCCTGGTGCCGCTGATCACCGCGATCGGCGCCTCGTTCTTCCTGCAGTACGCATTTCGCGGGCTGTACGGATCCGGGTTCCGGGCCTACCCGGAAATCGGGATCCTGCGGGGCGAGTGGGCGATCGGGGGGATCACGATCCTCAAGACACAGGGGGTCGTCATCGTCTCGGCGGCGGTGATGATGGCCATCCTGTACGCGATCGTGATGCGCACCAAGGTCGGCAAGGCGATGCGCGCCGTCTCGGAGGACAAGGAAGCGGCGGCGCTGATGGGGATCAACGTCGACCGGATCATCGTCACCACCTTCGCGATCGGCGGAGCGATGGCCGGCGTGGCCGGCATCCTATACGCACTGGTGTTCAAGCAGGTCCACTTCTTCATGGGCTTCGTCCCGGGGATCAAGGCGTTTACGTCCGCGGTGCTCGGCGGGATCGGGAACATCCCCGGCGCGATGTTGGGCGGGATGTTCCTGGGTGTCGTCGAGTCCATCGGCCCGGCCCTGTTCCTGGACGGGCTGGGGATCGTCGCACCTTACCAGCTCAAGGACGTGATCGCGTTCACGATGCTCGTGATGGTCCTGATCTTCCGCCCGTCGGGGATCCTCGGCGAGCGGCTCGCGGGCAAGAGGGCGTAG
- a CDS encoding branched-chain amino acid ABC transporter permease — protein sequence MTRGRPARGWLAVGAVLGIAAVFVSITGMVEALHQRWVVADVLSLGQVLLLLALVGAGYLAALRTPAGPVVVLAGGGVAGGVAGMCLAGFVVVGAAVNLRAMFVNASPTLFELLRMGREVPSAAVWLVLGGAVFGLLGSLAYLLPLGLRRPLLWGVWSILLLSLFQDLLQLVLQAEGLPARVSEFVFAAQGLTTAGAVSGGAAAAVAVALWRQRAAAVGSRVAALPPAGRFAIRLVLVGVGIAALALLPIAGGSFIAQVLVIVGLYTLMGLGLNLEVGFAGLLDLGFVAFFAIGAYTVGLLTSVGELGIAQWSFWTAVPVAVLVSLIAGVILGIPVLGIRGDYLAIATLGFGEIVRLLVLSDALRPWLGGSQGLLAIPKPTIGGFELVGPEHLFYLTLVSSAVVAYVAWRLRDSRLGRAWMAIREDEDVAQALGINLVSVKLLAYGLGAAFAGVGGAIFAVMVGSVFPHSFQLLISINVLALIIVGGIGSIPGVIVGAAALVGLPELLREFGEFRFLVYGALLVAMMLLRPEGLWPAAQQQRELHEVGEEPQVVAAEPAPEPALAAAETQVGG from the coding sequence ATGACGCGCGGACGTCCGGCGCGGGGCTGGCTGGCGGTCGGAGCCGTCTTGGGAATCGCCGCAGTCTTCGTCTCGATCACCGGCATGGTTGAAGCACTCCACCAGCGGTGGGTCGTTGCCGATGTCCTCTCTCTGGGCCAGGTGTTACTGCTCCTGGCGCTGGTCGGGGCGGGTTACCTGGCGGCACTGCGCACCCCGGCGGGGCCTGTGGTCGTCCTGGCCGGAGGGGGTGTCGCCGGCGGTGTGGCAGGGATGTGCCTCGCGGGGTTCGTGGTCGTCGGCGCGGCGGTCAACCTCCGCGCGATGTTCGTCAATGCCTCGCCGACGCTGTTCGAGCTACTCCGCATGGGGCGCGAAGTCCCTTCCGCGGCCGTGTGGCTGGTACTCGGGGGAGCGGTCTTCGGACTGCTCGGCTCCCTCGCGTACCTGCTGCCGCTGGGGTTGCGGCGTCCGCTGCTGTGGGGCGTGTGGAGCATCCTGTTGCTCAGCCTCTTCCAGGACCTGCTCCAGTTGGTCCTCCAGGCAGAGGGGCTGCCGGCGAGGGTCAGCGAGTTCGTGTTCGCCGCCCAAGGTCTCACGACGGCGGGAGCGGTGTCCGGCGGTGCAGCGGCGGCGGTGGCGGTGGCGCTCTGGCGGCAGCGTGCTGCGGCGGTCGGCTCGCGGGTGGCGGCTCTGCCGCCGGCCGGCCGGTTCGCGATCCGGCTGGTCCTCGTCGGCGTGGGGATCGCGGCGCTGGCGCTGCTGCCCATCGCGGGGGGGTCGTTCATCGCCCAGGTGCTGGTGATCGTAGGGCTGTACACCCTGATGGGCCTGGGACTGAACCTCGAGGTGGGGTTTGCCGGACTCCTGGACCTGGGGTTCGTGGCGTTCTTTGCGATCGGTGCGTACACCGTGGGCCTGCTCACCTCCGTCGGGGAGCTGGGCATCGCGCAGTGGTCCTTCTGGACCGCCGTCCCCGTCGCCGTGCTCGTCTCGTTGATCGCGGGCGTGATCCTGGGCATCCCGGTGCTGGGCATCCGGGGCGACTACTTGGCGATCGCGACGCTGGGGTTCGGCGAGATCGTACGCCTGCTCGTGCTGTCCGACGCCCTGCGCCCGTGGCTGGGAGGATCGCAGGGGTTGCTGGCCATCCCCAAACCCACCATCGGCGGTTTCGAACTGGTCGGGCCCGAACACCTCTTCTACCTGACACTCGTCAGTTCGGCGGTCGTCGCCTATGTGGCGTGGCGTCTGCGCGACTCCCGGCTGGGCCGTGCCTGGATGGCCATCCGGGAAGACGAGGACGTCGCCCAGGCCCTGGGGATCAACCTGGTCAGCGTGAAGCTGCTCGCCTACGGACTGGGAGCAGCATTCGCGGGAGTGGGCGGGGCCATCTTCGCGGTGATGGTGGGGTCCGTCTTCCCGCACAGCTTCCAGTTGTTGATCTCGATCAACGTCTTGGCGCTGATCATCGTCGGTGGGATCGGAAGCATCCCCGGCGTCATCGTCGGCGCGGCGGCGTTGGTGGGTCTGCCCGAGCTGCTACGGGAGTTCGGGGAGTTCCGCTTCCTCGTCTACGGCGCGCTGCTCGTGGCGATGATGCTGCTGCGACCGGAGGGACTGTGGCCGGCGGCACAGCAGCAGCGCGAACTCCACGAGGTGGGCGAAGAACCGCAGGTCGTGGCCGCCGAACCCGCTCCCGAACCGGCGCTCGCCGCGGCGGAGACGCAGGTCGGAGGCTAG
- a CDS encoding ABC transporter ATP-binding protein, translated as MTKRFGGLVAISGLDLEVAEQSIHSIIGPNGAGKTTFFNCVTGFYRPEEGQILFRDRRIDGLLPDEIARLGISRTYQNIRLFANMTALENVLVGQHIHLKSTWVGAIFGSPYTRQEERAAHEEARRLLRFVGLRGRGDFLAKNLPYGEQRRLEIARALATRPKLLLLDEPTAGMNPVETLEMIAFIRKLRDELGITILLIEHHMRVVMTISDRVTVLDYGMKIAEGTPGEVQNDPRVIEAYLGTRRAATG; from the coding sequence ATGACCAAGCGCTTCGGCGGCCTGGTGGCGATCAGCGGGCTCGACCTGGAGGTCGCCGAGCAGTCGATCCACAGCATCATCGGCCCCAACGGCGCCGGCAAGACCACGTTCTTCAACTGCGTCACCGGCTTCTATCGGCCGGAGGAAGGACAGATCCTGTTCCGCGACCGCCGGATCGACGGCCTGCTGCCGGACGAGATCGCGCGGCTGGGGATCTCGAGGACGTACCAGAACATCCGGCTGTTCGCCAACATGACGGCCTTGGAGAACGTGCTCGTTGGCCAGCACATCCACCTGAAGTCGACGTGGGTTGGTGCGATCTTCGGTTCGCCCTACACGCGGCAGGAGGAGCGGGCGGCCCACGAGGAAGCGCGGCGGCTGCTGCGGTTCGTGGGGCTGCGGGGCCGAGGAGACTTCCTGGCCAAGAACCTGCCCTACGGGGAGCAGCGCCGGCTGGAGATCGCCCGCGCGTTGGCCACCAGGCCGAAGCTATTGCTGCTGGACGAGCCGACGGCGGGGATGAACCCGGTCGAGACGCTGGAGATGATCGCGTTCATCCGGAAGCTGCGCGACGAGCTGGGCATCACGATCCTGCTCATCGAGCACCACATGCGTGTCGTGATGACGATCTCCGACCGCGTCACCGTGCTCGACTACGGGATGAAGATTGCCGAGGGCACGCCCGGCGAGGTGCAGAACGATCCGCGCGTGATCGAAGCCTACCTCGGCACGCGAAGGGCTGCCACGGGCTAG
- a CDS encoding ABC transporter ATP-binding protein, whose translation MPLLEVQNLHVYYGNIQALKGVSLSVEEGEIVTLIGANGAGKSTTLNTISGLHRPREGQVRLRGEDLTKVPAHDIVARGVVQVPEGRRIFGRLNVVENLEMGAFARTDADGIRADLERVFAMFPRLRERAAQVAGTLSGGEQQMLAIGRALMARPRVLLMDEPSMGLAPVLVEQIFDAIQEINQQGTTILLVEQNAYMALQVAHRGYVMETGTIVLAGPAADLQANPDVKKAYLGG comes from the coding sequence ATGCCGTTGCTGGAAGTCCAAAACCTCCACGTCTACTACGGCAACATCCAAGCGCTGAAGGGCGTCTCGTTGAGCGTCGAGGAAGGTGAGATCGTCACCCTCATCGGTGCGAACGGGGCCGGCAAGAGCACCACGCTGAACACGATCAGCGGTCTGCACAGGCCGCGGGAAGGGCAGGTCCGCCTCCGCGGCGAGGACCTGACCAAAGTGCCCGCACATGACATCGTCGCCCGGGGCGTCGTCCAGGTGCCGGAGGGAAGGCGAATCTTCGGCCGGCTCAACGTCGTCGAGAATCTGGAGATGGGGGCCTTCGCGCGCACCGATGCGGACGGCATCCGGGCCGACCTGGAGCGGGTGTTCGCGATGTTCCCGCGCCTGCGCGAGCGGGCGGCTCAGGTCGCGGGTACGCTGTCGGGCGGCGAGCAGCAGATGCTGGCGATCGGTCGCGCGCTCATGGCGAGGCCGCGTGTGCTGCTGATGGACGAACCCTCGATGGGCCTGGCCCCGGTGCTCGTCGAGCAGATCTTCGACGCGATCCAGGAGATCAACCAGCAGGGGACGACGATCCTGCTGGTCGAGCAGAACGCCTACATGGCCCTGCAGGTGGCCCACCGAGGGTACGTGATGGAGACGGGGACGATCGTGCTCGCCGGACCCGCCGCCGACCTGCAGGCCAACCCGGACGTCAAGAAGGCCTACCTGGGCGGCTGA
- a CDS encoding NHL repeat-containing protein yields the protein MPARRRDVVTNPWTAAVLCVAVALSVGGPPTPDRPPLYVPDSRNHRIVRVDTTGAWYALGRSGRGLGEFAHPQSVAVDRQGRLYVADAANHRIVRVRDISGARWTSLGRFGDGPRRFAFPTAVAVDALGRIYVADQGNHRIVRTDDITGGGWMSLPRQGEGGYRFAFPSGVALDRRGRIYVADSHHHRIVRMDELSGVGWQVFGGPGDGVGMFFFPAAVAVDGSDRIYVADRGNHRIVRMDDMRGAGWVAFGRRGNGRGEFLFPSGVEVDASGRITVIDTWNHRVVRLDDMTGAGWTTLGVGGGRSVRFRYPRDLVTYAP from the coding sequence GTGCCGGCCCGGCGGCGGGACGTCGTGACGAACCCGTGGACCGCAGCCGTCCTGTGTGTGGCGGTGGCGCTCTCCGTCGGCGGACCGCCGACGCCGGATCGCCCGCCGCTGTACGTCCCCGATTCCCGCAACCACCGCATCGTCCGGGTGGACACCACGGGCGCGTGGTATGCCCTGGGGCGGTCCGGCCGCGGCCTAGGAGAGTTCGCCCATCCCCAGAGCGTCGCCGTCGATCGTCAGGGCCGGCTGTACGTCGCCGACGCCGCAAACCACCGCATCGTACGCGTACGCGACATCTCCGGGGCCCGGTGGACTTCGCTGGGCAGGTTTGGGGACGGCCCGCGCCGGTTCGCGTTCCCCACGGCAGTCGCCGTGGACGCGCTGGGTCGGATCTACGTGGCCGACCAGGGCAACCACCGCATCGTCCGCACGGACGACATCACGGGTGGTGGCTGGATGTCGCTTCCGCGACAGGGTGAGGGCGGATACCGTTTCGCATTCCCATCGGGGGTCGCGCTCGATCGGCGCGGCCGGATCTACGTCGCCGACAGCCACCACCACCGGATCGTGCGGATGGACGAACTCAGCGGCGTCGGCTGGCAGGTGTTCGGAGGGCCGGGCGACGGCGTCGGGATGTTTTTCTTTCCTGCCGCGGTGGCCGTGGACGGGTCGGATCGGATTTACGTCGCTGACCGCGGCAACCACCGGATCGTGCGGATGGACGACATGCGCGGGGCCGGCTGGGTGGCGTTCGGGCGGCGCGGGAACGGCCGGGGAGAGTTCCTGTTCCCCTCCGGTGTCGAGGTCGACGCGTCCGGCCGCATCACGGTCATCGACACCTGGAACCACCGTGTGGTGCGGCTCGATGACATGACCGGCGCGGGCTGGACGACTTTGGGTGTAGGTGGCGGCCGAAGTGTCCGGTTCCGCTATCCGCGGGATTTGGTGACGTACGCGCCCTGA
- a CDS encoding cupredoxin domain-containing protein, with amino-acid sequence MSVRTLLAAILVVAFVVTSVGFAPAQSRTVIDVSMTSFKFEPSVIRIREGDTVVLRLSNDDTQGRPHNIASAYFSDLELTVRGEARQGRTADGRRFIFVDAGKKAEVEFVARAWQTEEIAFACTITNHAARGMTGSFVVLPRQ; translated from the coding sequence ATGTCCGTGCGCACTCTGCTCGCCGCGATCCTGGTGGTTGCGTTCGTCGTAACCTCCGTCGGGTTTGCCCCGGCGCAGTCCCGCACCGTGATCGACGTGTCGATGACGTCCTTCAAGTTCGAGCCGTCCGTCATCCGGATCCGTGAGGGGGACACGGTGGTGCTGCGGTTGTCCAACGACGACACCCAGGGTCGTCCGCACAACATCGCCTCCGCGTACTTCAGCGACCTCGAACTCACGGTCCGGGGCGAGGCCAGGCAGGGTCGGACGGCGGACGGTCGCAGGTTCATCTTCGTGGACGCGGGCAAGAAGGCCGAGGTTGAGTTCGTCGCAAGGGCTTGGCAGACGGAGGAAATTGCGTTCGCGTGCACCATCACCAACCACGCCGCCCGCGGGATGACGGGCAGCTTCGTCGTCCTGCCCCGACAGTAA